The Proteiniborus ethanoligenes genome segment TTTTGCGAGGGATTACGATGAATATATTAATGATAGAGGTATACTATTAGAGCCTTATGAATTTTGGACTCCAGGACCTAAAACACATAACTCTGAAGAATTAAAAAAGGAAATAGAGATTTTTTTAAAGTGTAAAGAATATTATTTAAAAGAAAGAGAGCAAATAAAAAACATTGTACATAAATTTAAAGATTTTAATTCTAGTGAAAGGGTATGGAAAGAAATTTATGAATATATTAAAAGCGTAGAATAATATATTATAAAATAATCAATAAGGGTGATTATATGATTCCAAAAATTCTTCATTATTGTTGGTTTGGCAAAGGTGAAAAAAGCTCATTAATAAGTAAATGTATAAGTAGTTGGAGGCAACATTGTCCAGATTATGAAATCATTGAATGGAATGAAGATAACTTTGATATTAATATAAATAGATTTGTTAAAGAAGCACATGAATCTAAGAAGTATGCATTTGTATCGGATTATGTGAGATTATATGTATTGTATAAACATGGAGGAGTATATGTAGATTGTGATTTAGAAATTACTCAAAACATAGATGTTTTTTTAAATGATTCTGCCTTTTCAAGTTTTGAAACTAAAGATTATTTTCCTACTGCTATTATGGGAGCGGAAAAAGGACACCTATGGATTAAAGATTTATTAGACTACTATGAAAATAGACCTTTTATTCTTGATAATAATATTTTGGATATAACAACCAATACTGTTATTATCACAAACATTACAAAAGAAAAATATGGTTTGATTTTAGACAATCAAGAACAGATATTAAGAGAAGATGTACATGTTTACCCTAATTATTATTTTTGCACAAATAGTTACTATAAAAAAAATTATGCCATCCATCATTTTAATGGTTCATGGCTTCAAGACAGAGATAGTTATAATTCTGAACTTACAAAATTTAAAAAGAATTATAATATTTTGACTAATGTATTACAACGAATAAGCACAAAAAAAGAATTATATTTTAATTTTAGCAATTATGAAAAGATATATTTGTTTGGGACAGGAGAGATTTCAAAATATATTGTAGAATATTTTACGGATATGCAGTATACAATTGATGGAATTATTTCTAGGCAGGATAAAGAGTATATTTTTGATGTTAAAAACTATATCATAGATAATCTAAAAAATTTGACAAAAAATGATTTAATTATTATAGTGCCAAGTTATGATTTTGAAAATATATGCAATGAACTATCAACTAAAACAAAGGCTCACATGATATCAATTGAGCATATTTTAGATATAATGATTATCTAGCAATACAATTTATGAGATAATGGTAAAAATATACAAAGCAAAACTGCTTTATCATATGTGAAATAAATAATATAGAAACTAAAGTGCTATTTAAAGAGAAGGTGATAATTTGAATATAGAAGAAATCTATAGAAAGGAAATTATTATTTTCGGGGCATCTAAAGCGGGAGAGAAAATATATAATTTTTTATCTGAAATGAATCTAAAAGTAAAATACTTCACAGACAACAACCCTAATAAGTGGAACAAAATGTTTTGCGGACAAATTATAAAGGCACCAGAGTTATTATACCAAATTAATAAAGAGAAAGACTATATTATTATTGGAAGCATGTATGTAGGAGATATTTCAAAACAGTTGGATAATATGGGATTATACGGTTTATATTGTGAAATGAATGATTTTATATATAGATATATAAACGATAACATAAATAAGATTGATCCATACAATTTTATAACTGCTAAAACAGATAAGAAATCGGAAGAGAAGAAATATATTCTTTCGCTACCTTCTGGTCTAGTTTTAGGAGGAATTGAGATTTGGTCGATAAATATTTATGAATTATTAGAAAAACAAGTAAAAAAACCAAAATTGCTCAGTTTGTCTAACAATAATGGGGCAAAATTGATTCTACTACAGAATAAAAAATATAATATTCTAGAATTATTAGATAATAAAGTCGGCTATTTTGAACGCTTATATTACATTATAGACAATATAAAAAAACACTTACCCGCAATTGTTATACCAAATGCATCTGATGATATATTTTTAGCATGCTATATATTAAAGTATTATCATAGTGAAAAAATAAAAGTAGTTTCTGTTGTACATAGTGACATAGAGTTTTCTTATATTCAAAATACTCGATATGAAGAAATTATAGATAAATTTATTTGTGTTAGTGACGATATTAGTGAAAAATTAAAACGGAGGCTTAAACATAGGGAAAGAGATATTTTTACTCAAATTACACCTGTTCGATTAGAGCAATATACCAGAACGTACTCTAAAGAGAAAGAACCTATAAAGTTAGGTTATGTTGGAAGACTAGAAAAATCAGACAAAAGAGCTGATAGGCTTATTGATTTAATTAAAGTATTGGAAACTAGGGATATCCATTATCAAATGAATATAGTAGGGGAAGGAAATTATTATTATTTAATTAAAGAATATGTAGAAATGGAAGGTTTAGAGAAAAAGGTACATTTGCTAGGAGGCATACCAAATACTTTAATATATGATTTTTGGCGTCAACAAGATATTTTTATTAATGTTTCTGATTTAGAAGGAACTAGCATTTCAATGCTTGAAGGATTATACAACGGTGCTATTCCCATTTTAACTGATGTAAGTGGTGTTAGAAAATTTGTGACTCATGGAGAAAATGGCTTTATTGTTAATACTGGTGATATTGAATCTATGGTTGATTATATTGAGTATTTAGAACAAAATAGGGATGCATTAAAAAACTTTGGCCAAAATATTCATGAAAAAGTATCTGAAATATGTAATCCTGATAAATTTATTGAAGAATTTATTAGAATATGTGAATTTGATTAATAAACATATTAGTTAGAGGTGTGCTATGATTTCGTTAGTGTCTGTTATTATACCAGTTTATAATGGAGATAAGTATATTGGTAGTGCTATTGATTCCGTATTAAAACAAGACTATCCTAATATTGAGATTATTATAATTGATGATGGTTCTACTGATAATACAGAATCCATAGTAAAAGCATATGGAAATAAAATTAAATATTTTTATAAAGAAAATGGCGGGGAAGCCTCAGCAAGAAATCATGGACTAAAAGTAGCAAAAGGAGAATTTATAGCATTTTTAGATTGTGATGATTTATATAGAAAAGATAAGATTAGCAAACAAGTAAAAACTTTATTAGAAAACCCTAAATGTGGCTTCATATATAATGATGTAGATGTAATAAATGACTATAATGATTTTCTCTATACATTAAAAAGTGAAGATGAATTTGTAAATAGAGAGGACATGCTTGCTTATGTTTTATATAGACAGATAATACCTGCTACTGCATCCATAATGATAAGACAAAATTGTCTTGACAATAGTATTTATTATACTGAAAAATATTCTAATTCTGTAGATTATTTTTTTTCAATTAGATTATTGATGAAAACAAAAGGAAAGTATTTAAAAGAAAGCCTATACTTATATAGAAGGCATGAAGGAAACTTAACAAACAATCACAATAAGCAGAAGGAATGTGAAAGAAATATAGTTAAAGAATTAGGAATTAATACTATAAATGACATTGTAGAGGCTTCAACATTTGATAATGATTACAAGGTATTATTACTATCAAAAATATATTTTAAGATAGATGAAATTAATTTAGCATATAAAATATTAGAAAATATAGATATGAAAAAGTATAGTTTTGAATATTTTTTCCATAAAGGTGTTTGTGAGTATGACTTAAATATGTATGATAATGCTATTAAAAGCTTTATGAAAGCTATTGATCTTGAACCAGCTAGAGCTGAAACTTATAACAATTTAGGTTGTTGTTATATAAGAATTGGAGTTAAAGAAAAGGCAAGAGAAAGCTTTGAACATGCAACTAAGTTAAATAAAGATTATCTCGATGCAAGAATAAACTTATTTAACATAACTCAAGATGTAATGGATTTTAGATTTACTGAGCGAATTTTAAGAAAGGTTTTGACAAAATATTAAGTTGGGAAGTTTAGTCTAGCTTATAAAAGTTTATAATATGAAAAACCATTGCATCTTACCACAAGGTGGAAATAAGATAAGTTGGGTGGTGAAGTATTGGCTATATTAATAACTGGAGGGGCAGGATATATTGGTTCTCATACATGTATAGAGCTGTTAAATGCTGGGCATGAAGTTGTAGTTGTGGACAACCTTAGCAATTCAGATATTGAAGTAATAGAAAAAATGAGAAGTATAACTGAAAAGGAACTTATGTTTTATGAATTAGATTTATTAGATGAATGTAAGCTAGAAGGAGTATTTATTGAAAATGAAATTGATATAGTAATTCACTTTGCTGGCTATAAAGCCGTTGGCGAATCTGTCAATGAACCTCTAAAATATTACTATAACAATATTGCAGGAACACTAGTATTGCTTGAGCTAATGAAGAAGCACAAGGTTAAAAAAATAATTTTTAGTTCTTCTGCAACGGTTTATGGTAATACCACTAAAGTTCCTATTTCTGAAGATTTTCCTATTA includes the following:
- a CDS encoding glycosyltransferase family 4 protein, encoding MNIEEIYRKEIIIFGASKAGEKIYNFLSEMNLKVKYFTDNNPNKWNKMFCGQIIKAPELLYQINKEKDYIIIGSMYVGDISKQLDNMGLYGLYCEMNDFIYRYINDNINKIDPYNFITAKTDKKSEEKKYILSLPSGLVLGGIEIWSINIYELLEKQVKKPKLLSLSNNNGAKLILLQNKKYNILELLDNKVGYFERLYYIIDNIKKHLPAIVIPNASDDIFLACYILKYYHSEKIKVVSVVHSDIEFSYIQNTRYEEIIDKFICVSDDISEKLKRRLKHRERDIFTQITPVRLEQYTRTYSKEKEPIKLGYVGRLEKSDKRADRLIDLIKVLETRDIHYQMNIVGEGNYYYLIKEYVEMEGLEKKVHLLGGIPNTLIYDFWRQQDIFINVSDLEGTSISMLEGLYNGAIPILTDVSGVRKFVTHGENGFIVNTGDIESMVDYIEYLEQNRDALKNFGQNIHEKVSEICNPDKFIEEFIRICEFD
- a CDS encoding glycosyltransferase, whose protein sequence is MISLVSVIIPVYNGDKYIGSAIDSVLKQDYPNIEIIIIDDGSTDNTESIVKAYGNKIKYFYKENGGEASARNHGLKVAKGEFIAFLDCDDLYRKDKISKQVKTLLENPKCGFIYNDVDVINDYNDFLYTLKSEDEFVNREDMLAYVLYRQIIPATASIMIRQNCLDNSIYYTEKYSNSVDYFFSIRLLMKTKGKYLKESLYLYRRHEGNLTNNHNKQKECERNIVKELGINTINDIVEASTFDNDYKVLLLSKIYFKIDEINLAYKILENIDMKKYSFEYFFHKGVCEYDLNMYDNAIKSFMKAIDLEPARAETYNNLGCCYIRIGVKEKARESFEHATKLNKDYLDARINLFNITQDVMDFRFTERILRKVLTKY
- a CDS encoding glycosyltransferase family 32 protein, translated to MIPKILHYCWFGKGEKSSLISKCISSWRQHCPDYEIIEWNEDNFDININRFVKEAHESKKYAFVSDYVRLYVLYKHGGVYVDCDLEITQNIDVFLNDSAFSSFETKDYFPTAIMGAEKGHLWIKDLLDYYENRPFILDNNILDITTNTVIITNITKEKYGLILDNQEQILREDVHVYPNYYFCTNSYYKKNYAIHHFNGSWLQDRDSYNSELTKFKKNYNILTNVLQRISTKKELYFNFSNYEKIYLFGTGEISKYIVEYFTDMQYTIDGIISRQDKEYIFDVKNYIIDNLKNLTKNDLIIIVPSYDFENICNELSTKTKAHMISIEHILDIMII